CGCGCTGGCCAAGGCAGCGGCGTATGCCGGGCGCGGCAATGAAATCGTCACCTACATCATTGACCGCAACATCAACTACACCAACATCTGCAACGTTTATTGCAAGTTTTGCGCGTTCTACCGCACCGAAAAAGACGCCGATGCCTACGTCATTTCGTTCGAGGAAATGGACCGCAAGGTGGCCGAAACCGTGGCCCTGGGCGGCACCCAAATCCTGTTGCAGGGCGGCCATCACCCCGGCTTGAGCCTGCAATGGTACCTGGACCTGCTCAGCCACATTAAAAGCCGCTTTCCCCAAATCAACATCCACGGCTTCAGCCCCAGCGAGTTCATTCATTTCGAGGAAGTCTTCCAAAAGCCGGTGGAGGAATTGATTCCCCTGTTTGCCCGCGCGGGCCTTGGCAGCATCCCCGGCGGGGGCGCGGAAATCCTGGTGGACCGGGTGCGGCAGCGCATCTCCCCCCGCAAGGCCATGAGCCAGGACTGGCTCCGCGTCATGGACGTGGCCCACCGCTGCGGTCTGAACTCGTCCGCCACCATGATGTTTGGCCACGTGGAAACCCTGGCCGACCGCATCGAACACCTCGAACGCCTGCGGGCGCAACAGGACAAAACCGGTGGCTTCACCGCCTTCATCTGCTGGACCTACCAGCCGGAAAACACCGTCCTCAAAGCCCCCACCGTGGGCGCCCACGAATACCTGCGCACCCAGGCCCTGGCGCGGATTTACCTGGATAATTTTGCCAACGTCCAAAGCTCCTGGGTCACCCAGGGGCCGGACATCGGCCAGGTGGCCCTGCAATACGGGGCCAATGATTTGGGCAGCATCATGATTGAGGAAAACGTCGTCAGCCAGGCCGGCGCCACCTTTCGCATGACCGAGCAGGACATGCGGCGGCTCATCGAGGAAATGGGCTACGA
This is a stretch of genomic DNA from Fontisphaera persica. It encodes these proteins:
- the mqnC gene encoding cyclic dehypoxanthinyl futalosine synthase; its protein translation is MVAPATATDSLKQKVWDGGRITPAEAEALYHLPLAELGELAHRRRALAKAAAYAGRGNEIVTYIIDRNINYTNICNVYCKFCAFYRTEKDADAYVISFEEMDRKVAETVALGGTQILLQGGHHPGLSLQWYLDLLSHIKSRFPQINIHGFSPSEFIHFEEVFQKPVEELIPLFARAGLGSIPGGGAEILVDRVRQRISPRKAMSQDWLRVMDVAHRCGLNSSATMMFGHVETLADRIEHLERLRAQQDKTGGFTAFICWTYQPENTVLKAPTVGAHEYLRTQALARIYLDNFANVQSSWVTQGPDIGQVALQYGANDLGSIMIEENVVSQAGATFRMTEQDMRRLIEEMGYEPRQRDNWYHLVK